The following coding sequences lie in one Acidimicrobiales bacterium genomic window:
- the smc gene encoding chromosome segregation protein SMC, with product MFLKTLTLKGFKSFADNTVLELEPGITVVVGPNGSGKSNVVDSIGWVLGAQAPSVVRSKSMDDVIFAGTAKRPALGRAEVALTIDNTAGLLPIEFTEVTISRTLFRTGDSEYAINGVPCRLLDIQELLSDTGVGRQQHVIVSQGQIDAVLNARPEDRRLIIEEAAGVLKYRRRKEKSERRLAATEGNLTRLADLLREVRRSLRPLERQADAARRHGAVVAELTALRIFMAGRELTTLRNRLATGEARKADLEQQVAALKGELVELDTAVLAAEAKLSAAGGDDLGDALARFESLRERARGLTAVLAERRRGVERDRMAFVDQAVIFSLESDAARVRDELAEVEAEAAGLVPDWADLSRVEAELAQARSSFEQQWGDGVVATTGGGEAAMARGELAARRGGLERDTAEMERARHRLDSLQQRAARLTEDLARFVATIADAGEAAPDLIAARDEAAAALATAEAAVTAAEDERRAAEKEHHAWEARAEALAVALDEARARAGADHLAGVSGVLGTLLDLVDVDEGWQAAFEAAAGSAVTAVVVDDAASARRALESLHAGDLSGAVVPLLDRHTAVSPPPLGEPVRGHVRSSRADVNALLDALIGGVVAVADWPAAVDVAIAHPDAVVVTHDGDRFGPSGWRVGSAQTGATGAALEEAREKAAAHATDSARAGARAEDTRAAVAEARKVAEAARRAADENDGLLATAAETRGRVEADLADANTEIESLQGHVDELVARVARDEQHIAELEARLPDLERVDEEHAERGRALADARGSIEEKAAAIGALRTDLEVRAAGLDERRQFLRRRLDELEERLARDAAERGAAEAKRVELDRRQTALDRLAAFVTERSAVVEEGLTELRERRRKQSEAARAVASRLDVLRRERADAERRLQEARELLQRAELDDTETRLRLESHVETLRRDLDCDPEQAMATEQPELPEGTTPAARARDLDRDLRLMGPINPLALEEYEALQERHEFLQAQLEDVKASRRDLGKVIRAIDNEIMSVFAAAYADVSANFEALFETLFPGGKGQLRLTDPENLLETGIEVEARPSGKNVKKLSLLSGGERSLTALAFLFAVFRSRPSPFYVLDEVEAALDDMNLHRFLDLLAEFRQEAQLLVVSHQKRTMEAADVLYGVTMQPGGSSRVLSEKVDAAT from the coding sequence ATGTTCCTCAAGACCCTGACGCTGAAGGGCTTCAAGTCCTTTGCCGACAACACCGTGCTCGAGCTCGAGCCCGGCATCACGGTCGTGGTGGGCCCGAACGGCAGCGGCAAGTCCAACGTCGTCGACTCCATCGGCTGGGTGCTCGGCGCCCAGGCCCCCAGCGTCGTGCGCTCGAAGAGCATGGACGACGTCATCTTCGCGGGCACGGCCAAGCGACCGGCCCTGGGTCGCGCCGAGGTGGCCCTCACCATCGACAACACCGCGGGCCTGCTCCCCATCGAGTTCACCGAGGTCACCATCAGCCGCACGCTGTTCCGCACCGGCGACAGCGAGTACGCCATCAACGGCGTGCCGTGCCGGCTGCTCGACATCCAGGAGCTGCTGTCCGACACCGGCGTGGGCCGCCAGCAGCACGTCATCGTCTCGCAGGGCCAGATCGACGCGGTGCTCAACGCCCGCCCCGAGGACCGGCGCCTCATCATCGAGGAGGCCGCCGGCGTCCTGAAGTACCGCCGTCGCAAGGAGAAGTCCGAGCGCCGCCTCGCTGCCACCGAGGGCAACCTGACCCGGCTGGCCGACCTGCTCCGCGAGGTGCGCCGGTCGCTGCGACCCCTCGAGCGCCAGGCCGACGCCGCCCGCCGCCACGGCGCCGTCGTCGCCGAGCTCACCGCCCTGCGCATCTTCATGGCGGGTCGCGAGCTGACCACGCTGCGCAACCGTCTCGCCACGGGCGAGGCCCGCAAAGCCGATCTCGAGCAGCAGGTGGCCGCTCTCAAGGGCGAGCTGGTCGAGCTCGACACCGCCGTGCTCGCCGCCGAGGCCAAGCTCTCGGCCGCCGGCGGCGACGACCTGGGCGACGCCCTCGCCCGCTTCGAGTCGCTGCGTGAGCGCGCCCGCGGTCTGACCGCCGTGCTGGCCGAGCGCCGGCGCGGGGTCGAGCGCGACCGCATGGCCTTCGTCGACCAGGCCGTGATCTTCAGCCTCGAGTCCGACGCCGCCCGGGTGCGCGACGAGCTGGCCGAGGTCGAGGCCGAAGCCGCCGGGCTGGTCCCCGACTGGGCCGACCTCTCCCGCGTCGAGGCCGAGCTGGCTCAGGCCCGCTCGTCGTTCGAGCAGCAGTGGGGCGACGGGGTGGTGGCCACCACGGGTGGCGGCGAGGCCGCAATGGCCCGGGGTGAGCTGGCTGCCCGGCGCGGTGGCCTCGAGCGCGACACCGCCGAGATGGAACGCGCCCGCCACCGCCTGGACAGCCTCCAGCAGCGGGCCGCCCGCCTGACCGAGGACCTCGCCCGCTTCGTGGCCACCATCGCCGACGCCGGCGAGGCCGCTCCCGACCTGATCGCTGCCCGTGACGAGGCCGCCGCCGCGCTGGCCACCGCCGAGGCCGCGGTCACCGCCGCCGAGGACGAGCGCCGGGCCGCAGAGAAGGAGCACCACGCCTGGGAGGCCCGCGCCGAGGCGCTGGCCGTCGCCCTCGACGAGGCACGGGCCCGGGCCGGCGCCGACCACCTCGCCGGGGTGAGCGGTGTGCTCGGCACCCTGCTCGACCTGGTCGACGTGGACGAGGGCTGGCAGGCCGCCTTCGAGGCCGCCGCCGGCAGCGCCGTCACCGCCGTGGTGGTGGACGACGCCGCCTCGGCCCGCCGGGCCCTCGAGTCGCTCCATGCCGGCGACCTGTCGGGCGCGGTCGTGCCGCTGCTCGACCGACACACCGCGGTGTCGCCGCCGCCGCTGGGCGAGCCCGTGCGCGGGCACGTGCGCTCGAGCCGGGCCGACGTGAACGCGCTGCTCGACGCACTCATCGGCGGCGTGGTCGCGGTGGCCGACTGGCCCGCCGCGGTCGACGTCGCCATCGCCCACCCCGACGCGGTGGTGGTCACCCATGACGGCGACCGCTTCGGCCCGTCGGGTTGGCGGGTGGGCTCGGCGCAGACCGGCGCCACCGGGGCCGCCCTGGAGGAGGCCCGGGAGAAGGCCGCGGCGCACGCCACGGACTCGGCGCGCGCCGGCGCCCGGGCCGAGGACACCCGCGCCGCCGTCGCCGAGGCCCGCAAGGTGGCCGAGGCGGCACGTCGCGCCGCCGACGAGAACGACGGCCTGCTGGCCACCGCGGCGGAGACCCGCGGCCGGGTCGAAGCCGACCTCGCCGACGCCAACACCGAGATCGAGTCCCTCCAGGGTCACGTGGACGAGCTGGTGGCCCGGGTCGCTCGGGACGAGCAGCACATCGCCGAGCTCGAGGCCCGCCTGCCCGACCTCGAGCGGGTGGACGAGGAGCACGCCGAGCGTGGTCGGGCGCTCGCTGACGCCCGCGGCTCCATCGAGGAGAAGGCCGCCGCCATCGGCGCACTCCGCACCGATCTCGAGGTGCGCGCCGCCGGCCTCGACGAGCGCCGCCAGTTCCTGCGCCGGCGCCTCGACGAGCTCGAGGAGCGCCTGGCCCGCGACGCCGCCGAGCGCGGCGCGGCCGAGGCCAAGCGGGTCGAGCTGGATCGCCGTCAGACCGCCCTCGACCGCCTCGCCGCCTTCGTCACCGAGCGCAGCGCGGTGGTCGAGGAGGGCCTCACCGAGTTGCGCGAGCGCCGCCGCAAGCAGTCCGAGGCGGCCCGGGCGGTGGCCAGCCGCCTCGACGTCCTGCGCCGTGAGCGCGCCGACGCCGAGCGCCGCCTCCAGGAGGCCCGCGAGCTGCTCCAGCGGGCCGAGCTGGACGACACCGAGACCCGCCTGCGCCTCGAGTCCCACGTCGAGACGCTGCGCCGCGACCTCGACTGCGATCCCGAGCAGGCGATGGCCACCGAGCAGCCGGAGCTCCCCGAGGGCACCACGCCCGCGGCCCGGGCACGCGACCTCGACCGCGACCTCCGCCTGATGGGCCCCATCAACCCCCTCGCCCTCGAGGAGTACGAGGCCCTCCAGGAGCGCCACGAGTTCCTCCAGGCCCAGCTCGAGGACGTCAAGGCGTCCCGCCGGGACCTCGGCAAGGTCATCCGGGCCATCGACAACGAGATCATGAGCGTGTTCGCGGCGGCCTACGCCGACGTGTCCGCCAACTTCGAGGCGCTCTTCGAGACCCTCTTCCCGGGCGGCAAGGGCCAGCTGCGTCTCACCGACCCCGAGAACCTGCTCGAGACCGGCATCGAGGTCGAGGCCCGGCCCTCGGGCAAGAACGTGAAGAAGCTCTCGCTGCTCTCCGGCGGCGAGCGCTCGTTGACCGCCCTCGCCTTCCTGTTCGCGGTGTTCCGCAGCCGCCCGTCGCCGTTCTACGTGCTCGACGAGGTCGAGGCCGCCCTCGACGACATGAACCTGCACCGGTTCCTCGACCTGCTGGCGGAGTTCCGCCAGGAGGCGCAGTTGCTCGTGGTGAGCCACCAGAAGCGCACCATGGAGGCCGCCGACGTCCTCTACGGCGTCACCATGCAGCCCGGCGGGTCGTCTCGGGTGCTGTCCGAGAAGGTCGACGCTGCCACCTGA
- a CDS encoding response regulator transcription factor, translating to MRVLVVDDEADLTEAVALGLRRDGYAVDTAFGGNEALDKLSVNTYDLVCLDLTMPDLDGLEVCRWIKGPDGPDAAPRVLMLTARDSLADRVAGLDEGADDYLVKPFAFEELRARVRSLLRREAARTGSVLAVGDLELDDARHEARRAGTLLELTAKEFALLRYFMAHAGEVLSQEDLLEHVWDEHADPFTNTVRVTVGTLRRKLEKAGPSAPIETVIGRGYRLVDAPAES from the coding sequence ATGCGCGTGCTGGTGGTGGACGACGAGGCGGACCTCACCGAGGCGGTGGCCCTGGGCCTGCGCCGCGACGGCTACGCGGTGGACACGGCCTTCGGGGGCAACGAGGCCCTCGACAAGCTGTCGGTGAACACCTACGACCTCGTGTGCCTCGACCTCACCATGCCCGACCTCGACGGCCTCGAGGTCTGCCGCTGGATCAAGGGGCCGGACGGTCCCGACGCCGCGCCGCGGGTGCTGATGCTCACCGCCAGAGACAGCCTCGCCGACCGGGTCGCCGGCCTCGACGAGGGTGCGGACGACTACCTGGTCAAGCCGTTCGCGTTCGAGGAGCTGCGGGCCCGGGTTCGCTCGCTGCTGCGCCGTGAGGCCGCCCGCACCGGCTCGGTGCTCGCCGTGGGCGACCTCGAGCTCGACGACGCCCGCCACGAGGCCCGGCGGGCCGGCACCCTGCTCGAGCTGACCGCCAAGGAGTTCGCCCTCCTGCGCTACTTCATGGCCCACGCCGGCGAGGTGCTCTCCCAGGAGGACCTCCTCGAGCACGTGTGGGACGAGCACGCCGACCCCTTCACCAACACCGTGCGGGTCACGGTGGGTACCCTGCGCCGCAAGCTCGAGAAGGCGGGACCGTCGGCCCCCATCGAGACGGTGATCGGCCGCGGGTACCGCCTCGTCGACGCCCCGGCGGAGAGCTGA
- the mtnA gene encoding S-methyl-5-thioribose-1-phosphate isomerase, with product MTASPAAAESPIPPTIEWVGGDTLATAGEGAHVELIDQRLLPGELTVVEARTIPELCEYIATLAVRGAPALGAAGAMGVALAATLGLDLDEAAATVKATRPTAVNLGWGVDMAMAADDPVAEAVRLAADDVARNRALGGHGAELVPEGARVLTHCNAGALACVGWGTALGVIRSAHEAGRRPSVWVDETRPLLQGARLTSWELERLGIPCTLVPDVMSGSLMASGDVDLVVVGADRIAANGDVANKIGTYNVAVLAHHHGVPFYVAAPKSTFDPHTPDGASIPIELRDGDEVTSLAGVRIAPANVQAQNRAFDVTPAELVTAYITEDGVERR from the coding sequence GTGACCGCCTCCCCCGCCGCCGCCGAATCGCCCATCCCGCCGACCATCGAGTGGGTGGGCGGCGACACGCTGGCCACCGCCGGCGAGGGGGCCCACGTCGAGCTCATCGACCAGCGCCTGCTCCCGGGGGAGCTCACCGTGGTCGAGGCCCGCACCATCCCCGAGCTCTGCGAGTACATCGCCACCCTCGCGGTGCGGGGCGCCCCCGCCCTCGGCGCCGCCGGCGCGATGGGGGTCGCCCTGGCCGCCACCCTCGGGCTCGACCTCGACGAGGCCGCCGCCACCGTCAAGGCCACCCGCCCGACGGCGGTGAACCTGGGCTGGGGCGTCGACATGGCCATGGCCGCGGACGACCCGGTGGCCGAGGCCGTGCGCCTCGCCGCCGACGACGTGGCCCGCAACCGGGCCCTCGGCGGGCACGGTGCCGAGCTCGTGCCCGAAGGCGCCCGGGTACTCACGCACTGCAACGCCGGCGCCCTGGCCTGCGTGGGCTGGGGTACCGCCCTCGGCGTCATCCGCTCGGCCCACGAGGCGGGACGTCGGCCCTCGGTGTGGGTCGACGAGACCCGCCCGCTGCTCCAGGGCGCCCGCCTCACCTCGTGGGAGCTCGAACGTCTCGGCATCCCGTGCACCCTGGTGCCCGACGTGATGTCGGGCTCGCTCATGGCCTCGGGCGACGTCGACCTCGTCGTCGTGGGCGCCGACCGCATCGCCGCCAACGGCGACGTGGCCAACAAGATCGGCACCTACAACGTGGCGGTCCTGGCCCACCACCACGGCGTCCCGTTCTACGTGGCCGCCCCGAAGTCCACCTTCGACCCCCACACCCCCGACGGCGCGTCGATCCCCATCGAGCTGCGCGACGGCGACGAGGTGACCTCGCTGGCCGGCGTGCGCATCGCTCCCGCCAACGTGCAGGCCCAGAACCGCGCCTTCGACGTCACCCCCGCCGAGCTGGTGACGGCCTACATCACCGAAGACGGCGTCGAGCGGCGCTGA
- a CDS encoding DUF58 domain-containing protein, producing MNTPPAIGGAPEQILRRLEIDITRRLDGMLQGDYRGLVPGHGSEPGETRGYQAGDDVRRIDWNVTARMQEPYVRETIADRELETWVVVDRSPSLDFGTAACEKRDLAVAATAAIGFLTARTGNRFGVLASGGAGIDTLPARGGRAHLLGVLHRLVTAPTGHDLSGAGGATPAAADLGGALRRVSGLARRRGLVVVVSDFLGDAGWQHPLRLLAARHEVLAVEIIDPRELELPDVGVLDLIDAETGARREVRTSARLRAEYADAARAQRAEIAAAIRGAGTDHLILRTDRDWLLDLVRFVTLRRQRVETLPRPLP from the coding sequence GTGAACACGCCGCCGGCCATCGGGGGCGCGCCCGAGCAGATCCTGCGCCGCCTCGAGATCGACATCACCCGCCGCCTCGACGGGATGCTCCAGGGCGACTACCGCGGCCTCGTGCCCGGCCACGGCAGCGAGCCCGGTGAGACGCGCGGCTACCAGGCGGGCGACGACGTGCGCCGCATCGACTGGAACGTCACGGCCCGCATGCAGGAGCCGTACGTCCGCGAGACCATCGCCGACCGCGAGCTCGAGACGTGGGTGGTGGTCGACCGCTCCCCCAGCCTGGACTTCGGCACCGCCGCCTGCGAGAAGCGCGACCTCGCTGTCGCCGCCACCGCGGCCATCGGCTTCCTCACCGCCCGCACCGGCAACCGCTTCGGCGTGCTCGCCTCCGGCGGCGCGGGCATCGACACCCTCCCGGCCCGCGGCGGCCGCGCCCATCTGCTCGGCGTCCTCCACCGCCTCGTCACCGCCCCCACGGGCCACGATCTGTCCGGCGCGGGCGGCGCCACCCCCGCGGCCGCCGACCTGGGCGGCGCCCTGCGACGCGTGTCCGGGCTGGCCCGCCGCCGCGGCCTCGTCGTGGTGGTCTCCGACTTCCTCGGCGACGCCGGCTGGCAGCACCCGCTGCGCCTGCTGGCCGCCCGCCACGAGGTGCTCGCCGTCGAGATCATCGACCCCCGCGAGCTCGAGCTGCCCGACGTGGGCGTGCTCGACCTCATCGACGCCGAGACGGGCGCGCGCCGCGAGGTGCGCACCAGCGCCCGCCTGCGGGCCGAGTACGCCGACGCCGCCCGGGCCCAGCGGGCCGAGATCGCCGCCGCCATCCGTGGCGCCGGCACCGACCACCTGATCCTGCGCACCGACCGGGACTGGCTGCTCGATCTCGTCCGCTTCGTGACCCTGCGCCGCCAGCGCGTCGAGACCCTCCCGAGGCCCCTGCCGTGA
- the mutM gene encoding bifunctional DNA-formamidopyrimidine glycosylase/DNA-(apurinic or apyrimidinic site) lyase, translating to MPELPEVETIRRELDREVVGKRVKSVDVTGEPSSRGAKASKELVAKLEGAKISGVERRGKYLVFKLDTGDLLVCHLDTTGQLRRAQAKDAVADGTRVVVTFTQAGQLRYIDPRGSGELFVTTPDGLVEDVPELGELGFDPVETPISWTVFGEMLVKRSNKLKALLMDQRFMAGLGAIYSDEILFASGLRYDRPANSLSTQEIRRLYRSVVETLHDAVKYRGSTLADQGYVDLFGKAGDYQEHHKVYARDGLACRRCRTPIQKARFSNGTTYYCPQCQV from the coding sequence GTGCCTGAACTACCCGAAGTCGAGACCATCCGACGCGAGCTCGACCGTGAGGTCGTGGGCAAGCGAGTCAAGAGCGTCGACGTCACCGGCGAGCCCTCGTCACGTGGCGCGAAGGCGTCGAAGGAGCTCGTCGCCAAGCTGGAAGGCGCCAAGATCTCCGGCGTCGAGCGCCGCGGCAAGTACCTCGTGTTCAAGCTCGACACCGGTGACCTGCTGGTGTGCCACCTCGACACCACCGGCCAGCTGCGGCGTGCCCAGGCCAAGGACGCGGTGGCCGACGGCACCCGGGTCGTGGTCACCTTCACCCAGGCCGGTCAGCTGCGATACATCGACCCACGGGGCAGCGGCGAGCTGTTCGTGACGACGCCCGACGGGCTCGTCGAAGACGTTCCCGAGCTCGGCGAGCTGGGCTTCGACCCAGTCGAGACCCCCATCTCGTGGACGGTGTTCGGCGAGATGCTCGTCAAGCGCTCCAACAAGCTCAAGGCGCTCTTGATGGACCAGCGGTTCATGGCCGGCCTCGGGGCCATCTACAGCGACGAGATCCTCTTCGCGTCCGGACTGCGTTACGACCGCCCGGCCAACTCGCTCAGCACGCAGGAGATCCGCCGGCTCTACCGCTCGGTGGTCGAGACCCTGCACGACGCGGTCAAGTACCGGGGCTCGACGCTGGCCGACCAGGGCTATGTGGACCTGTTCGGCAAGGCCGGCGACTACCAGGAGCACCACAAGGTGTACGCCCGCGACGGCCTCGCCTGCCGGCGCTGCCGCACCCCCATCCAGAAGGCCCGCTTCAGCAACGGCACCACCTACTACTGCCCGCAGTGCCAGGTCTGA
- the rnc gene encoding ribonuclease III — MIATRPVDHADALAERLGHVFADPELANHALRHRSWCAEHGGASNERLEFLGDAVLGAVVSDHIYRHHPERSESELSKIRSAVVSGQALSEVAREIGLGELLLLGKGEEQTGGRDRPSILCDTMEALFAAVFLDAGLDAVTEVIHRLLGTRIDEAALGPGAGEYKSQLQELAVRRFEAPPRYSVVEDDGPPHDKRYFATVRIDGDVVGEGEGRSKKQAETAAAHQAWLRLAANEDHMVGEEPSA; from the coding sequence CTGATCGCGACCCGCCCGGTCGACCACGCGGACGCCCTGGCCGAGCGCCTGGGCCACGTCTTCGCCGACCCCGAGCTGGCCAACCACGCCCTGCGGCACCGCTCGTGGTGCGCGGAGCACGGGGGCGCGTCGAACGAGCGCCTCGAGTTCCTGGGCGATGCCGTGCTCGGCGCGGTGGTCAGCGACCACATCTACCGGCACCATCCCGAGCGCTCCGAGAGCGAGCTCTCCAAGATCCGCTCCGCGGTCGTCTCCGGGCAGGCCCTGTCCGAGGTGGCGCGTGAGATCGGGCTCGGCGAGCTGCTCCTGTTGGGCAAGGGCGAGGAGCAGACCGGAGGCCGGGACCGGCCGTCGATCCTGTGCGACACGATGGAGGCACTGTTCGCGGCGGTCTTCCTCGACGCCGGCCTCGACGCCGTCACCGAGGTGATCCACCGGCTGCTCGGCACCCGCATCGACGAGGCCGCGCTGGGCCCGGGCGCCGGCGAGTACAAGTCCCAGCTCCAGGAGCTGGCCGTCCGCCGCTTCGAGGCGCCGCCGCGCTACTCGGTGGTGGAGGACGACGGCCCGCCTCACGACAAGCGCTACTTCGCCACGGTCCGCATCGACGGCGACGTGGTGGGCGAGGGCGAGGGCCGCTCCAAGAAGCAGGCCGAGACCGCGGCGGCGCACCAAGCCTGGTTGCGCCTGGCCGCAAACGAAGACCACATGGTGGGAGAGGAACCCAGTGCCTGA
- a CDS encoding phosphotransferase — protein sequence MDDADGRAVAAVIDAAGLGVVDDLVPLGGMTNRNYRVDTVSGSFAVRLPGSGSDAYIDRAAEAHNARRAADLGLNCEVLHLDADGTMVCRFVEGEVVAPECLATSGQRLEEVARALWRLHAAAPPFVGRFDPVAEARRHRAALALGGGAAMRAVPAVVDDLLATVATFDLTAPLVPCHNDAWPLNFVFTAEAVVLVDWEYSGLNDPGWDLAHLSVECGLDPDDHERLLQAYCGGAPPRDLRRRVDLLRGVSDVVWGLWALVQHADGNTATDFEAYALERLRRAPTWW from the coding sequence GTGGACGACGCAGACGGCCGCGCCGTGGCGGCCGTGATCGACGCGGCCGGGCTCGGCGTCGTCGACGACCTCGTGCCCCTGGGCGGCATGACCAACCGCAACTACCGCGTGGACACCGTGTCGGGGTCGTTCGCCGTGCGCCTCCCCGGCTCCGGCAGCGACGCCTACATCGACCGGGCCGCCGAGGCCCACAACGCCCGCCGGGCCGCGGATCTGGGCCTCAACTGCGAGGTGCTCCACCTCGATGCCGACGGGACGATGGTGTGCCGGTTCGTCGAGGGCGAGGTGGTCGCGCCCGAGTGCCTGGCCACGAGCGGGCAGCGCCTGGAGGAGGTGGCCCGCGCACTGTGGCGCCTGCACGCCGCGGCGCCGCCCTTCGTCGGCCGTTTCGACCCCGTGGCCGAGGCCCGTCGCCACCGGGCGGCGCTCGCCCTCGGCGGGGGTGCCGCGATGCGCGCGGTGCCCGCCGTCGTGGACGACCTCCTGGCGACCGTCGCGACCTTCGACCTCACCGCCCCCCTCGTGCCTTGTCACAACGACGCCTGGCCGCTGAACTTCGTCTTCACCGCCGAGGCCGTGGTGCTCGTCGACTGGGAGTACTCCGGCCTCAACGACCCGGGGTGGGACCTCGCCCACCTGTCGGTCGAGTGCGGCCTCGACCCCGACGACCACGAGCGCCTCCTGCAGGCCTACTGCGGCGGCGCGCCGCCGAGGGACCTCCGCCGTCGGGTCGACCTGCTGCGGGGCGTCAGCGACGTGGTGTGGGGCCTGTGGGCGCTCGTCCAGCACGCCGACGGCAACACCGCCACCGACTTCGAGGCCTACGCCCTCGAGCGTCTCCGCCGCGCCCCCACCTGGTGGTAG
- a CDS encoding VWA domain-containing protein has protein sequence MTAAPVVLAVSFLDPAWLLLLLAPAAMLAVYVVLQQRRPEYAVRFTNLELLDKVAPKRPGWRRHVTAGVFLFALAALIVAVARPTRDVQVPVERATVVMAIDTSLSMEATDVAPSRLEAAQEAANRFVELLPPSINLGLVTFNGTAQVAVAPTTDRAAVTRAIDGLELGESTATGDAIFASLDAIESVPDDGADEPVPARIVLMSDGTRTVGRSEGDASAAAVEAGVPVSTIAFGTPNGTIEYTDETTPPTIVPVPVDEISLQNIADATGGSAFTAASEAELSQVFADIGSSVGYETEQREITPWFVGAALLFFLAAASLSLAWFARLP, from the coding sequence GTGACCGCCGCCCCCGTCGTGCTCGCCGTCAGCTTCCTCGACCCCGCCTGGCTGCTCCTCCTGCTCGCCCCGGCGGCGATGCTGGCCGTCTACGTCGTGCTCCAACAGCGCCGCCCCGAGTACGCGGTGCGCTTCACCAACCTCGAGCTGCTCGACAAGGTCGCCCCCAAGCGCCCGGGCTGGCGCCGCCACGTCACCGCCGGCGTGTTCCTGTTCGCCCTCGCCGCCTTGATCGTGGCGGTGGCCCGCCCCACCCGGGACGTGCAGGTGCCCGTCGAGCGGGCCACCGTCGTGATGGCCATCGACACCTCGCTCTCGATGGAGGCCACCGACGTCGCCCCGTCACGCCTGGAGGCGGCACAGGAGGCGGCCAACCGGTTCGTCGAGCTCCTCCCGCCCTCCATCAACCTCGGGCTCGTCACCTTCAACGGCACCGCCCAGGTCGCCGTCGCCCCCACGACCGACCGCGCCGCCGTGACCCGCGCCATCGACGGCCTCGAGCTCGGTGAGAGCACCGCGACGGGCGACGCCATCTTCGCCAGCCTCGACGCCATCGAGTCGGTGCCCGACGACGGCGCCGACGAGCCCGTCCCCGCCCGCATCGTCCTCATGTCCGACGGCACCCGCACCGTGGGCCGGTCGGAGGGTGACGCCTCGGCGGCCGCGGTCGAGGCCGGCGTGCCCGTGTCGACCATCGCCTTCGGCACCCCGAACGGCACCATCGAGTACACCGACGAGACCACGCCGCCCACCATCGTGCCGGTGCCGGTCGACGAGATCTCGCTCCAGAACATCGCCGACGCCACCGGCGGCTCGGCCTTCACCGCAGCCAGCGAGGCCGAGCTGAGCCAGGTGTTCGCGGACATCGGCAGCTCGGTGGGCTACGAGACCGAGCAGCGCGAGATCACGCCGTGGTTCGTGGGCGCGGCCCTGCTGTTCTTCCTGGCGGCGGCGAGCCTGTCCCTCGCCTGGTTCGCCCGCCTCCCCTGA
- a CDS encoding acyl carrier protein, which produces MPAETHVEQGPLDRQGVFELVRDRLADILEVDPSTINEGDSFADDLDADSLALIELVEALEEELSERTVGFRIDDEDLEDLKTVRDAVDYVVGRL; this is translated from the coding sequence GTGCCCGCCGAAACCCACGTGGAACAAGGCCCCCTCGACCGCCAGGGCGTGTTCGAGCTGGTCCGTGACCGCCTCGCCGACATCCTCGAGGTGGATCCGTCCACGATCAACGAGGGCGACTCCTTCGCCGACGACCTCGACGCCGACTCCCTCGCCCTCATCGAGCTGGTCGAGGCCCTGGAAGAAGAGCTCAGCGAGCGCACGGTCGGGTTCCGCATCGACGACGAGGACCTCGAGGACCTGAAGACCGTCAGGGACGCCGTCGACTACGTCGTCGGCCGACTCTGA